In the genome of Actinobacillus lignieresii, the window TTTCAGTTTGTCGCATGGATAGGGTTGCTTTGCCAAATCTTCGGTTTGCCGATATTTGCCTTGGGCGCAATGTTGTTGGTTGTCGGTGGGCTGAGTTACAAAGAATATTTTTGTTTTAGAGTATTCGGCTTAAATGCTCAACCGTTGTTGGTCGCCGTCATTTGGTTGGCCATTCTGTTAGATCAAATGCTCTTACTCCAAATTTCAAGCGGTATTAGCGGCATATTGTTAGTGGTATTAAGTATTCAGAAGTGGCGAATGCCGTTACATTTCGATATCGGCGATAAGACGAAATTTGAGGTTTAATCATAAAAAAACGGCGTTTAAGCCGTTTTTTTATCTCAGTTGCTCTTAACACGTTAGCGTAAAAATGCCGGAATCTTACTTTCGTAAGCCGCAATCGCATCTTCGTGTTGTAGGGTCAAGCCGATGTTATCCAAACCGTTTAATAAACAGTGACGACGGAATTCGTCTAATTCGAAACGGTAAACTTTATCGCCGACCGTTACCGTCATTGCTTCTAAATCAATATGGATTTGCTTGCCTTCGTTCGCCCACACCCATTGGAAGATTTCTTCCACTTCTTCTTCGCTTAAGCGAATCGGAAGCATATGATTGTTTAAGCTGTTGTTATAGAAAATGTCCGCAAAGCTCGGGGCAATCATCACTTTGAAACCGTAATCGGCTAACGCCCAAGGTGCGTGTTCACGAGAAGAACCGCAGCCTAAGTTTTTACGAGCCAGTAAAATAGTCGCGCCTTGATATTGCGGGAAATTTAATACGAAATCCGGATTTAATTGGGTTTCTTCCGCATCTAAATAACGCCATTCGTGGAATAAATGCTTACCGAAGCCGACACGAGTAATCGCTTGTAAGAACTGTTTTGGAATGATTGCGTCAGTATCCACATTCGCTGCATCAAGCGGAACGACTAAACCTGAGTGTTGTTTTAATCCTGCCATTTTTTTATCCTTAATTTAATTCCACGTGACGAATATCGACAAATTTACCGAACATTGCCGCCGCTGCCGCCATTGCCGGGCTAACTAAGTGGGTACGACCGTTACGACCTTGACGACCTTCAAAGTTACGGTTAGAGGTTGAAGCACAACGCTCCCATTCGCCTAAACGGTCATCATTCATACCTAAACACATTGAACAGCCTGGATTACGCCATTCTGCGCCCGCTTCGATAAAGATCTTATCTAAGCCTTCTTTTTCCGCCTGTTCTTTTACTAAGCCCGAACCCGGTACAACTAGCACACGTTTTACGTTATCCGCTTTTTTACGACCTTTCATTACCGCCGCCGCCGCACGTAAGTCTTCAATACGAGAGTTAGTACAAGAACCGATAAATACTTGATCCACCGAGATGTTTTTCATATCGGTATTAGCGTCTAAACCGATATAGGCAAGCGCTTTTTCCGCTGAAGCTTTAGTGACCGGATCCGCCATTTCTTGTGGATTCGGTACCACTTGGTCAATACCGATGACTTGTCCCGGGTTGGTTCCCCAAGTCACTTGCGGTGCAATATCTTTCGCTTCTAATACAACGACTGAATCAAAGACCGCATCATCGTCTGATTTTAAGGTTTTCCAATATTCGACCGCATCGTCCCAATTTTTGCCTTTCAGTGCGTGCGGGCGGCCTTTTAAGTAAGCAAAAGTAGTTTCATCCGGTGCGACTAAACCGGCTTTTGCACCGAACTCAATCGCCATATTACATACCGTCATACGACCTTCCATTGATAAATCACGGATCGCTTCACCGCAGAACTCCACCACATGACCGGTACCGCCCGCCATGGTTGTTTTGCCGATGATCGCCAGTACGATATCTTTTGCGGTAATGCCCGGGTTCACTTTGCCGCGAACTTCCACTTTCATACTTTTTGCACGCGCTTGTTTTAAGGTTTGCGTTGCAAGTACATGTTCCACTTCCGATGTACCGATACCAAACGCAAGCGCACCGAAAGCACCGTGTGTTGCGGTGTGTGAGTCACCGCAGACAATCGTCATACCCGGTAAGGTTAAACCTTGCTCCGGCCCCATAACGTGTACGATGCCTTGTTCTTTGGTTTGCATATCGAATAACGAAATCCCGTTCGCTTCACAGTTTTTCGCTAATTCTAAAACTTGGATTTTCGCCTGACCTTCTAATTTATTGACGTCACGCACTTGGGTTGAGATGCTGTGGTCCATTGTACCGAACGTTTTACCGATTTGGCGCACTTGGCGACCGGCGACACGTAAACCGTCAAACGCTTGCGGGCTGGTAACTTCGTGAATTAAGTGGCGGTTGATATAAAGAATCGGCGTTTCGCCGGCGGCTTCATATACAACGTGGGCATCAAATAGTTTTTCGTATAATGTTTTTGCCATAATATTGTCCAACTCTGAAAGGATATTGTGAATGCATATAATAGGCGGTGAAATTTGCAAAATTTTTTGTAAAAATGACCGCTTGTGTAATGTTGATAACGAATATAACTGCTAAAAAATATAATGTAAAATGCTATTTTTATAAAAAATTAAGATTTTTATTCTGTTTAATAAGCTGATTAATGCTTGTTTTTATATGTATCTAGCATATTGTTCCGTTTTTTCTTTAAAGTATAGAGGCTTATCTATCGTTTTCGTTGTTTTCCAGCGCGATACCCTAAATGCTATTTTAACGGATTCGGTTACACTAAAAGGTAATTCCTATCGTAAGAAGGTTAGTTATGATATTAAAACTTGATATACCCACCGCCCAAACGATTGTAAAACGCACTATGCAAATTATTCCCAATTCCGTAAATGTTATGGATGAAGAAGGAATCATTATTGCTTCGGGGGATCCTTCTCGGTTAGGCGAACGCCATACCGGTGCGGTGATTGCTTTGCGTAAGAAACAATCGGTTGAAATTGATGAAAGTTTAGCAAAACAATGGAATTACGAAGCGAGAGAGGGATTGAATCTCCCCATTGCTTATTTAGGTAAAACCGTTGGGGTAATCGGTATCTCCGGCAAGCCGAATGAAGTTCGTCAGTACGGCGAGTTAGTGAAAATGGCGGCGGAATTGATCGTAGAGCAATCGGTTTTACTGGCGAAAGAGCGTTGGCAACAACGCTACAAAGAAGAATTTATTCGTCAGTTATTACGAGGGGCATTAAGCGAAGCAGAAATTACGCAGCAAGCGGTCTTTTTTAAACTGGATTCGACCAAGCCGTTAGTGGCAATGATAATTAAAATGGAGCAACCGGATGCCGAAAAATTGCAGTTATTGCTAAATCATTTGGAACTGAATTCCAAACATATTGCTTTGGCGGTAATGGATTTGGATAAGCTGGTCTTACTGAAAACGGAAGAAGAATTTCAGCGTTTATCTAAAGATCGGGGTTTATTATCTTTATTGCCGGAACATAACCGCAATCAAGAATATAAAATTGTGGTCGGAGCAAAGGTCACGCATTTTCATCAAGCGAGTTTTTCTTATCAATCGGCATTACATACTTTATCTTATGCGGAACAATTACGTTTGAAGAAGCAAATCTTACTTTTTTCCGATTATAAATTACCTGCCTTATTGGCTGATTTCGCCAAAACATGGCAAAGCGAAGAATTGCTCTCGCCGTTTAAGATCTTGTTAGCGCAAGACAGTAAAGCGACGTTATTTAAAAGTCTGCAACAATATTTTTTGTCAAATTGTGATCTGGCTCACGCTTCGGAAAAATTGTTTATTCATCCGAATACGCTACGTTATCGTTTAGAAAAAATTGAGCAAATAACATCCTTATCTTTCAATAAGATAGAAGACAAATTTATTCTTTATTTAGGCGCTTCCCTGTTAAAATAATTTGTATTTTTATCTAAAAAGATACAAATATTTTATTTGTTTTTTGTTCTTTTTAATAACGACTTTTGGGGTGAAATTTAGATAATAAGTGCCATTCGTTGGTTCATCTCTCTTATAGGGGCTTATTATGGTAACAGTAACAGCAATTGGAGCAGTCGTTGCCCTTTCCGTGGCAATCGTTCTCATCTTGAAAAAAGTACCGCCGGCATACGGAATGTTAATCGGCGCATTAGTCGGCGGTTTAATCGGCGGAGCGGATCTGTCGCAAACCGTGAGCTTAATGATTGGCGGAGCGCAAGGAATTACCACGGCGGTAATGCGTATCTTAGCCGCAGGCGTATTAGCCGGTGTATTAATTGAATCCGGTGCGGCAAGTACCATCGCCGAAACGATTGTGAAAAAATTAGGCGAAACCCGTGCGTTACTTGCTTTAGTGCTTTCCACTATGATTTTAACCGCGGTTGGGGTATTTGTGGATGTGGCGGTTATTACCGTTTCTCCAATCGCATTAGCGTTGGCGAAACGTAGTGATTTATCTAAGCCGGCAATCTTATTAGCGATGATTGGCGGTGGTAAAGCCGGTAATATTATGTCGCCGAACCCAAATGCGATTGCCGCTTCAGACGCTTTCCATCTACCGCTTACTTCTGTGATGGCGGCAGGTATCATTCCGGCTATCTTCGGCATTATTCTGACTTATTTCTTAGCAAAACGCCTTATCAACAAAGGTTCAAAAGTGGCGGATAATGAAGTTTCTGCAAATAGTTCGCAAAATTTACCCGCTTTCCTACCGGCAATTGCCGCACCGCTTTGTGCAATTATTTTATTAGCATTGCGTCCTATCGCCGATATTAAAGTTGATCCATTGATCGCATTACCACTTGGCGGTTTAGTCGGTGCATTGGCTATGGGCAAATTAAAACAAGTAAATCAATTTGCCACTTCAGGTTTGTTAAAAATGTCACCGGTTGCCGTGATGTTATTAGGTACAGGGGCATTAGCCGGCATTATTGCCAATTCGGGTTTAAAAGACGTGTTAATTGAAGCATTAACCGCTTCAGGCTTACCGTCTTATTTACTTGCACCGATTTCAGGGGCGTTAATGTCGCTGGCAACCGCTTCAACTACGGCAGGTACGGTGGTGGCGTCAAATGTATTTAGTGCGACTTTAATCGAATTAGGCGTAAGCGCATTAGCAAGTGCGGCAATGATTCATTCCAGTGCGACAGTTCTTGACCATATGCCGCACGGATCTTTCTTCCATGCTACCGGTGGTAGTGTCAATATGGATATAAAAGAACGTTTAAAATTGATTCCGTATGAAACAGCGGTCGGTTTAATTATGGCTATCGTTTCAACCTTGGTGTTTGGTGTGTTTAAATTATTCTAAGAGGTAAAATATGAAAATTGTTATTGCTCCTGATTCATTTAAAGAAAGTCTTACGGCGCTTGAAGTGGCACAATCTATCGAAGGCGGTTTCAGACGCATTTTCCCTGATGCGCAATACATCAAAGTGCCAATGGCGGACGGCGGTGAAGGTTCGGTTCAGTCATTAATTGATGCGACTAAAGGTGAGTTGTTAGAAGTTGAAGTGACTGCGCCGCTAGGCAATAAAGTGATCGGTTTTTTAGGTGTTTCCGGCGATAAACAGACCGCTTTTATTGAAATGGCGGCGGCTTCCGGTTTACATCTTGTGCCTTTTGAGCAACGTAATCCGCTGAAAACCACCAGTTTCGGCACCGGCGAATTAATCAAAAAAGCGTTAGATTTGGGCGTGAAGAAAATTCTGTTAGGTATTGGCGGCAGTGCGACCAATGACGGTGGTGTCGGTATGTTGCAAGCGCTCGGCGCTTCTTTCAAAAATGCGACCGGCGAGGAAATCGGCTTTGGAGGCGAACAGCTAAAACAAATCAGCCGAATTTCGTTGGAAAATTTAGATCCTCGTTTACAAAGCGTTGAGTTTGAAGTGGCGTGTGATGTAAACAATCCGCTATGCGGTGAGCGTGGCGCATCGGCTGTATTCGGTCCGCAAAAAGGAGCAACGCCGGAAATGGTACAAACCTTAGATAAGGCATTGGCACATTTTGCGGAAATTGCCTTAGCTCAACAAGGAATTGCGGTTGCGGAGCGTGCCGGAGCCGGTGCGGCAGGCGGTATGGGCGGTGGCTTATTATTGCTACCGAATGTGCAGCTTAAAGACGGCGTACAAATCATTATCGAAGCGACTCGTCTGGCGGAGCATATCCGAGATGCGGATTTAGTGATTACCGGCGAGGGGCGTATGGACGCACAAAGTATTGCCGGTAAAACACCGGTCGGTGTGGCAAAAACGGCAAAACAATTTAATGTGCCGGTAATTGCGATTGTCGGTTGCTTACGAGAAGATTACAATGTGGTTTATCAGCACGGCATTGATGCGGTATTCCCGATTATTCGTCAATTAAATTCACTTGAAGAAACTTTAAAACAAGGACGAGAAAATTTGGAGTCCAGCGCAGAAAATGTCGCTCGTTTAATTAAACTGAATATGTAGAAATTGACGGAGGGCTTTATGCAACAGAAGCTATTTATTGTGACAGGACATGTCCAAGGTGTCGGCTTTCGATTCTTCACGCTACAAGAGGCAGGAAAAATCGGCATTAAAGGTTATGTGAAAAATCGCCCTGAAGGTTCGGTGGAAGTGGTTGCCGTTGGTAGCGATGCGCAAATGGCAGCTTTCAGAAACTGGTTACAAAAAGGCCCTCTGACATCGGTTGTATGTAATTTAATTGAACAGAGTTATCAAGGCTCGGAACAATTCGAACACTTTGAAATTCGACGTTAGTCATAGCGGGGTTTGAATCAGACCAGCGGTTAAATTTGCAAAAAATCTTGTAAATTTAACCGCTTGTGATTTATTGCTCTTTGATAAGTTGCAAGACTTTAATAAACAGCTTTTTAAATAAGCGAGGGATCGCTTGATTGCCTCGTTGTTTGATTTCGCTTGAAATCGCAATTGCCAAATCCGGTTTGGAGGTGTACTGAATCGCGCGTTTGATAATGGTTTTTGTCGGGTATTTGTGATCTCTCGGTTGCCAACGAGCAAGATGTACAAAGACTTCTCTAAGTCCTTCGTGATAGAAAAAATGCTCGATATCTTGGCGTGGGATCACGGTCAAACGTTTGCTCGTGTGTTCGTCTTCCTGCAGCATACTTTTGGCAATATCGGCATATTTTTCGCCCGCTTGATCGCCGTCGGTCAGCACATACCATTCAATGCCCATCGCTTTGGCGTATTTAATTAACGGACGTAAGCCGCATTGGGCAAATTCCACAATCCGAATCCCTTCCATTTCCAAATTAATATCCAGTAAATTCGTCAGCTCGGTTAGAATCCAAACTTCCGTTTCGCCTTCGACTAAAATCCACGCACGAGAAAATAATGCTAAACCTCGATTGTAGTGAATGTGGAAGGTCAATTTGCGCAGATCTTCTTTGCCTAATGAACTGCGTGCAAGCGAATAGGCTTCGGTTCGATCCCGATAACGTACTAAGCGGCTAATTTCGCGCAGCGGTACCTGCGAGAGCAATTCCATCGAGTTGGTAGTGGTAATGCGTTGTACCGGCAGATAAGTGACCAATTCCCAAAAGATCGCAATCATACGAGGATGTAAACGAGCTTCGAGATCTTCAAATAAGATAATCGGCGTTTTAATTTGATTATGCTTTTGATTAAGCACAAAGAGCGAAGAAAGTTGCGTGCGAACTTGTTGTATCAGTTGTTGATCGTTATTCTGTTTTAAACGCTGGCACAGCGATTTGACTTTATTCCATAATTGGCTGGTATCCAACATCGAATTCGGATGATGTTTATTGGTATGCGTACTTAAAAAGTAATATTTTAATAGGAATGAAAGCGCTCGAAGCTCATCCGCCAGCTCACTTTGCGCCAAGTTATCCGATTGAGAGAGTGCCTCTAAATTTGCAAATTTGTTTAAGCGCGCATCACGGAAACGATAGACCGGCGTATGGCTAATGACCGAACGCACCACTTGTTGCAGATTATCAATGTCTAATCGAACGCCTTGGCTGTCTAAAAACTGATATTCCGTTTTTACGCCCTGATCGGTAAGCGTACCGCCAATTTGCAGATAAACGTGCTGTAATCCGGCATCGTTTAAATGAAAAATATCGTAATAATGATTTTCTTCATTTTGCCCGAAGGTCTCGTTTTCCTCTTCACAGAAAGTAAAGCACAATTTTATCGGTTGTGCTTGTTGATGATCCCTTAAATGAAAATCCTGTTCGCTAAATTGGTAAAGTTCGTCTTTAACGTTAAAAATATGGCTTAACGCATCCAGCAAACTGGATTTCCCCCACGCATTTTCGCCAATCAAGACCATATTCGGGCGTAGCGTGAGAGAAAGATGATTAATGCCGCGAAAACCCGAAATTTCAATTTGTTGTAAATACATATCCTATTTCTCCGTATTCGGCAGAATTTGGTAGCATGGTTTATAAGCTTCTCCGGTCGGCAATTTCATTCGGTGTTGAGTAATAAACGTTTGTAACAAGCGATCGATTTTGTCCAATAATTTGCGATCGCCCTGTAATTGGAACGGACCGAATTGTTCGATCAAATCTTGTGTTGCCGGTTTGATATTACCCGCCACAATACCGGAAAACGCTCGGCGTAAATTTGCCGCAAGCCGTTCGGTCGGCTGATCAAAATGTAAATTCAAATCGCTCATATTTTGATGGGTCGGCTCAAACGGATGGGTAAATTCATCGGAAATATGCAAAGACCAGTTAAAGCTATACGAATCGGCAAGCTCTAAGCGTTGCTGTTTGATTTCTTTCATCGCTTTCGCCATTCTTTGTGCGACCAATATCGGATCATCGATGATAATTTCATACATTTGTTGCGCTTCTTTACCTAAGGTTTCACCGATGAATCGGTCGATAGTGGTAAAATAGTCGGCACTTTCTTTCGGTGCGGTAAGAATAACCGGCAGTTTTTGCGCTTTATTCGCCGGATTCAGTTTCACGCCTAAAATATAGAGTAACTCTTCTAATGTGCCTGGGCCGCCGGGGAAGATCACAATACCGTGTCCCATACGTACGAACGCTTCCAGACGTTTTTCGATATCCGGCATAATGATTAATTCGGTTACGATCGGATTCGGCGGTTCGGAAGCAATAATAGACGGCTCGGTGATACCGATAAAGCGACTGTGTTTATAACGTTGATTGGCATGACCGATGGTCGCCCCTTTCATCGGTGCTTCCATTACGCCGGTACCGCAACCGGTAACGATATTAAATTGGCGTAATCCGAGTTCGGTGCCGACCGCACGACAATATTGATATTCGGTTTGGTTAATCGAGTGTCCGCCCCAGCAAACAATCAGATTCGGATCCGATCCGATTTCCAACGCTTTGGCATTGCGTAAAATCGAAAACACAAGATTGGTAATATATTTATTATCTTCCTGCGGCGAAGTATGTTGCCCGATGTATTGGTAAAGCGCATTGACAAACACAATATCGCGTAACACCGCAAATAAATGATATTGAATATTGACGATCATTTTGCCATCGACAAAGGCGGATTTCGGCGGGTTATGCAATTCGAGCGATACGCCTTTTTCTTTAGTAAGCAAGTTAATGTCGAAGTCGGGATATTGATTAAGAAGTGCGCGACTATCGTCGGTTACCGCACCTGAGTTCAGTACGGCAAGAGAGCAGTTTCGATAGAGTGAATAGAGATTGCCCTGCGCATTTTTGGTGAGTAATTCCATCTCTAAGTGAGATAGTTGGTCAAGGCTACCTTTTGGATTGACGCAATGAACGGCCATAAGTTTTCCCTTAAATCCAAATAAAAACATTATCTGAATTTAAGGGAGAAATAGCAAATTTAATTACTTTATTGTACAAAGCTAAGCGCTTGTTCCACCACTTCAACGCCTGCGCCTTGTTTAGTCGCATTTTCGCTTAAATGACGACGCCATTGGCGTGCGCCTTTGCGGTTTTGGAATGCGCCTAACATATGACGAACGATATGATTTAAATACACACCTTTCTGCGTTTGCACTGCAATATAAGGCAACATTTTTTCCACTGCTTCACGGGCGGTGACAAGCGGTCGATTTTCACCGAAAATTTGCGAATCGATTTCACCTAATAGTGACGGATTCTGATAGGCTTCACGCCCCACCATTACGCCATCGACAAATGCTAAGTGCTGTTTGATTTCTTCAATAGTTTTAATCCCGCCGTTAATTGAAATATTCAAATGCGGAAAATCGCGTTTCAGTTGATAGACACGCTCATAATCAAGCGGTGGAATTTCACGATTTTGTTTCGGACTTAAACCGGACAACCATGCTTTGCGAGCATGAACGATGAAATCGTTGCTATACGGCTGTACTTTCTCAATAAAATCACATAAAAATTCGTAACTGTCCAAGTCATCAATGCCGATACGATGTTTAACCGTCACCGGAATTTGCACCGCATCTTGCATTGCTTTGATACAGTCGGCAACCAAATCGGCTTTTGCCATTAAACAAGCACCGAACATCCCATTTTGCACACGGTCGGAAGGGCAACCGACGTTTAAATTGATTTCGGCATAGCCGCGTTCTTCAACTAATTTGGCACAATGCGCAAGCTGTGCCGGATCGCTACCGCCGAGCTGTAACGCAACCGGATTTTCACTCGGATCGTATTCAAGCAGATCGTATTTGGCGTGAATGATCGCCGGCGCGGTGATCATTTCGGTATAAAGTAAAGCGTGTTGGCTAAATTGACGATGAAAATAGCGACAATGACGAGTAGTCCAATCCAGCATCGGCGCAACGGAAAAACGTCCACGGTAAAATTGATTTTGCATAAGATTATTCATACATAAAAATAACAAGCGGTGGAATTTAGCCGATTTTTGGTAAATTTGGGGCTAAATTTGACCGCTTGTATAGAGTTCAAAATTTTATTTATCATACTATAAAATACGGGCGAATTCACGGTTTTTAGGCATTACAAAATATTTGATTATAATTAATACGATACAATATCTAGTATATTTTTAGCGGTAAAACACTAGATATGGGTTTGTAAATTAATAAAACTTTTTTCCTTTATAAATCAAGAAACTAACTAAAAAGAGAGTTTGTCAAGACTTGTGATTATAAAAATTTTTGCCTAAAATCCACGCCCATTACAACTTAGAATCGAGCCAAGGAATTATGTCTAGAAATCTCTTTGAAAAACGCTTGAATATCAAGCCGTATGAATACCCCGAATTATTGGAATTTAAAGATGCTATTCGCCATTCCTATTGGCTACATACGGAATTTAATTTTACCGGCGATATTCAGAACTACCGTATCGATATCAACGATCACGAACGTCACGTATTGACTCGAGCGATGTTGGCGATTTCCCAAGTGGAAGTGAACGTAAAACGCTTCTGGGGTGAGTTGTATCGTTATTTTCCGAAACCGGAAATGGATGATGTCGGCGGTACTTTCGCCGAATCGGAAGTTCGTCATAAAGACGCCTACTCGTTTTTATTAGAAAAATTAGGCCTAAACGAAATGTTTAGCCAAATCCAAGATATTGAACCGTTAATGAACCGCATCCGTTATATGGAATCGTTCATGAAGGATAAAGATGCGGGTAAAGGCGAATTCGTACTTTCACTCGTTTTATTCTCACTTTTCGTAGAACATATTTCCTTATTCGGTCAGTTCTTGATCATGATGTCGTTCAATAAGCATAAAAACCTGTTTAAAGGGATTTCGAATGCGGTTGAAGCGACCTCAAAAGAAGAAGAAATTCACGGTAAATTCGGTATTGCGTTATACGAAATTTTACGCGAAGAACACAGCGAACTGTTCACACCGGAATTTTTTGAAGATTTAAAAACCTTATCAAGCCAAGCATTTGAAGCGGAATGCGGGATTTTAGATTGGATTTTTGAAGAGGGCGATTTAAGTTTTATCAGCCGTGAAGAAGTGGAAAACTACATTCGTAGCCGTTATAACAACTCGTTAATGACGCTCGGTTTAGAACCGCCGTACGATGTAAATCCAGAATTATTAAAAGAAACCGAGTGGTTTGATATTGAAATTCTATCGACGAAAGAAACGGATTTCTTTAACAAACGTAGTACCGATTACAGCAAAAAAATGAAGCAGATTACCGCAGATGACTTATTCTAATTCTCGTCCTGATTTTGAATGGCTGAACGAAGACAGCCGCTTATTTTTACAACGTGGTTATTTACTTGAAGGAACCACCGCATTAGATCGTATCCGTTTTATCGCAGAACACGCCGAACGTAAACTCGGTATTGAAGGCTATGCGGATAAATTTTATCACTATATGGGACGCGGTTATTTCTCGCTTTCCTCACCGATTTGGTCGAACTTCGGTTTAGATCGCGGGTTACCGATTTCTTGCTTCGGTAGTTATATCGGCGACTCAATTCATGAAATTATGGTCACGACCGCCGAAGTCGGTATGATGAGTAAAATCGGAGGCGGTACGTCGGCTTATTTCGGTGATATTCGTCCGCGCGGTTCGGCAATCAGAAATAACGGTAAATCGGACGGTTCGTTTAACTTTAGTAAACTATTCGATACCGTTATTGATGTTATTTCTCAAGGTACGTCACGTAAAGGACAATTTGCCGGCTATATCGATATCGAACACGGCGATATTGACGAATGGCTAGATATTCATACCGAAGGTAATCCGATCCAATTAATGTACTATGGCGTATGTGTCGGTCATGATTGGTTGGAGTCAATGAAAGCGGGCGATCCGTATAAACGCCAGCTTTGGGCGAAATTGTTACAACGTAAAACCGAAACGGGTATTCCGTATTTATTCTTTAAAGATAATGCGAATGCCGGTCGTCCGGACGTATATAAAGATAAAAATATGACGGTACACGCTTCGAACTTATGTACCGAAATTATGTTGCCGTCAAGCTCGGACGAAAGTTTCGTTTGTTGTTTATCTTCAATGAACCTGCTTTATTTTGATGAGTGGAAAGATACCGATGCACCGGAAGTATTAACTTACTTCTTAGACGTGGTAATGAGCGAGTTTATCGAGAAAAGTAAAGATATGCCGTTCTTAGAGCGTGCGAATCGCTTTGCGACTCGTCACCGTGCGTTAGGTTTGGGCGTATTGGGCTGGCACAGTTATTTACAATCGCATAATATTGCGTTTGACAGCTTCCAAGCGATGCAGAAAAACAATTTAATCTTTAAAACGCTGCAAGAGAAAACCTTAAAGGCTTCGCAAGAATTAGCGAAACGTTTCGGTGAACCGGAACTTTTAAAAGGTTATGGTCGTCGTAATACCACTCTAATGAGTATCGCACCGACTAAATCAAGCAGTTTTATTTTAGGTAGCGTATCGCCGTCGGTCGAGCCGTTTAAATCTAACTACTATGTAAAAGATTTAGCGAAAATCAAAACCGTGTATAAAAACCCGTTCTTAGAGAAATTACTTAAGGAAAAAGGTTTGGATACGGAAGAAATTTGGGAATCGATTTTACATAATGACGGCTCCGTACAGCATTTGGAACAATTAACCGACGAAGAAAAAGAAGTATTTAAAACTTTCTCTGAAATCAGTCAGTTAAGCGTGATTCAGCAAGCGGCACAACGTCAGAAATATATCGACCAAGGTCAAAGTA includes:
- a CDS encoding ribonucleotide-diphosphate reductase subunit beta, which encodes MSRNLFEKRLNIKPYEYPELLEFKDAIRHSYWLHTEFNFTGDIQNYRIDINDHERHVLTRAMLAISQVEVNVKRFWGELYRYFPKPEMDDVGGTFAESEVRHKDAYSFLLEKLGLNEMFSQIQDIEPLMNRIRYMESFMKDKDAGKGEFVLSLVLFSLFVEHISLFGQFLIMMSFNKHKNLFKGISNAVEATSKEEEIHGKFGIALYEILREEHSELFTPEFFEDLKTLSSQAFEAECGILDWIFEEGDLSFISREEVENYIRSRYNNSLMTLGLEPPYDVNPELLKETEWFDIEILSTKETDFFNKRSTDYSKKMKQITADDLF
- the ppnN gene encoding nucleotide 5'-monophosphate nucleosidase PpnN gives rise to the protein MAVHCVNPKGSLDQLSHLEMELLTKNAQGNLYSLYRNCSLAVLNSGAVTDDSRALLNQYPDFDINLLTKEKGVSLELHNPPKSAFVDGKMIVNIQYHLFAVLRDIVFVNALYQYIGQHTSPQEDNKYITNLVFSILRNAKALEIGSDPNLIVCWGGHSINQTEYQYCRAVGTELGLRQFNIVTGCGTGVMEAPMKGATIGHANQRYKHSRFIGITEPSIIASEPPNPIVTELIIMPDIEKRLEAFVRMGHGIVIFPGGPGTLEELLYILGVKLNPANKAQKLPVILTAPKESADYFTTIDRFIGETLGKEAQQMYEIIIDDPILVAQRMAKAMKEIKQQRLELADSYSFNWSLHISDEFTHPFEPTHQNMSDLNLHFDQPTERLAANLRRAFSGIVAGNIKPATQDLIEQFGPFQLQGDRKLLDKIDRLLQTFITQHRMKLPTGEAYKPCYQILPNTEK
- the dusA gene encoding tRNA dihydrouridine(20/20a) synthase DusA — encoded protein: MQNQFYRGRFSVAPMLDWTTRHCRYFHRQFSQHALLYTEMITAPAIIHAKYDLLEYDPSENPVALQLGGSDPAQLAHCAKLVEERGYAEINLNVGCPSDRVQNGMFGACLMAKADLVADCIKAMQDAVQIPVTVKHRIGIDDLDSYEFLCDFIEKVQPYSNDFIVHARKAWLSGLSPKQNREIPPLDYERVYQLKRDFPHLNISINGGIKTIEEIKQHLAFVDGVMVGREAYQNPSLLGEIDSQIFGENRPLVTAREAVEKMLPYIAVQTQKGVYLNHIVRHMLGAFQNRKGARQWRRHLSENATKQGAGVEVVEQALSFVQ
- a CDS encoding DUF2813 domain-containing protein: MYLQQIEISGFRGINHLSLTLRPNMVLIGENAWGKSSLLDALSHIFNVKDELYQFSEQDFHLRDHQQAQPIKLCFTFCEEENETFGQNEENHYYDIFHLNDAGLQHVYLQIGGTLTDQGVKTEYQFLDSQGVRLDIDNLQQVVRSVISHTPVYRFRDARLNKFANLEALSQSDNLAQSELADELRALSFLLKYYFLSTHTNKHHPNSMLDTSQLWNKVKSLCQRLKQNNDQQLIQQVRTQLSSLFVLNQKHNQIKTPIILFEDLEARLHPRMIAIFWELVTYLPVQRITTTNSMELLSQVPLREISRLVRYRDRTEAYSLARSSLGKEDLRKLTFHIHYNRGLALFSRAWILVEGETEVWILTELTNLLDINLEMEGIRIVEFAQCGLRPLIKYAKAMGIEWYVLTDGDQAGEKYADIAKSMLQEDEHTSKRLTVIPRQDIEHFFYHEGLREVFVHLARWQPRDHKYPTKTIIKRAIQYTSKPDLAIAISSEIKQRGNQAIPRLFKKLFIKVLQLIKEQ
- a CDS encoding ribonucleoside-diphosphate reductase subunit alpha: MTYSNSRPDFEWLNEDSRLFLQRGYLLEGTTALDRIRFIAEHAERKLGIEGYADKFYHYMGRGYFSLSSPIWSNFGLDRGLPISCFGSYIGDSIHEIMVTTAEVGMMSKIGGGTSAYFGDIRPRGSAIRNNGKSDGSFNFSKLFDTVIDVISQGTSRKGQFAGYIDIEHGDIDEWLDIHTEGNPIQLMYYGVCVGHDWLESMKAGDPYKRQLWAKLLQRKTETGIPYLFFKDNANAGRPDVYKDKNMTVHASNLCTEIMLPSSSDESFVCCLSSMNLLYFDEWKDTDAPEVLTYFLDVVMSEFIEKSKDMPFLERANRFATRHRALGLGVLGWHSYLQSHNIAFDSFQAMQKNNLIFKTLQEKTLKASQELAKRFGEPELLKGYGRRNTTLMSIAPTKSSSFILGSVSPSVEPFKSNYYVKDLAKIKTVYKNPFLEKLLKEKGLDTEEIWESILHNDGSVQHLEQLTDEEKEVFKTFSEISQLSVIQQAAQRQKYIDQGQSINIMVHPATPARDLNQLYLTAEELGLKSIYYQYSMSAAQVFNRNLLSCSSCEG